The DNA sequence CCCGAACGTCTCGACGGTCGCCCGCGCAGAGCAAACCGCATTCACGACGGAGCGATCCTCGCCGTTCGCGATGATCGCTCCCTCCGGCGGAACCAATGAAGCAAACGCTCGAAACGCCTCGATGATGGCATCGAGGCCGTCATAACAATCGAGGTGATCTTCTTCGATGTTGGTGATCGCCGCGAACTTCGGACTGAGATTCAGGAAGGATCGATCAAACTCGCACGCCTCCACGATGAACGCATCGCCATCGCCCACACCCGAACTGCCATCAAGCTGGCGGACATTCGCGCCGACGACAAACGTCGGATCCGCTTTTGCATGTCGCAGGATGAATGCGAGCATCGCCGTGGTCGTGCTCTTGCCGTGGGTGCCGCTTACGGCGATGCCCGTTCGAAGTTTCATGACCTGTCCAAGCATTTCTGCATACTTCAGACAGGTGATGCCGCGCCGCCTGGCTTCCAGCAGTTCCGGATTGTCATCCTTCACGGCTGCGGAATAAACCACCAGATCACAGTCCGACTGGATATTCAGCGGAGCCTGCCCGATCATGATGGTCGCGCCCATTTCCTGCAGGCGTTCAGCGGCCTTGAATTCAACGAGGTCCGACCCGCTTACGATGGCGCCGCATCGAAGCAGCACGCCACCGAGGCTGCTCATGCCGCAGCCACCCACTCCGATGAGATGTATCCGTTTCGCGGCGAAAGGACTCGACCAGTGCTGCAAGTGCCGCTGTCGTGAACCGACGCCGGGGCGTGTTGAAATTGGAATGCGCGCCGTGTCGGGTGTTGCGATGATTCTCGTCATGCGTGGCTCACCTCCGTGTGCAGCCGAAATGCGCTCCCGATCAATCGCGCCGCGAGGTCACACCGTCGTCATCCATGACGGTAATCGACCCCGACAAGTTGGAAGAAGAAAGAGGTATTCGCGTCCTTAATTCGCCGCGCAATGTCGGGTCGCATCGTAACCAAATACGCCGCCGTTCCGCAAGCGGTTCTTGCGATCAAAGGGAATTCGGCACCTTTTCACAGCCGGAACTGACTGAGTCTCGCGCAGCAACCTGCGCGCAAGAGATCCCTGAGAAATATCGGGATGCCGATGTTGATTACTTGAGCGCGGCCCGCCGCGACACATGTTATTCCGGTACTTCCATTCCGGCGATCTCCAGCAGGCCCTGGGCAATGCGCGCTGCCGCATCGTGTCGCCCCATTGCCGCGGCGATCTCGCCCATTCGAGCTCGACGATGCTCCGATTTCATCAGATCGCCCAATTCCCTGCGAAGCAGTTTTGCATTCGCCGCAGGGTTATTCGAGTCGTCCACGATCACCGCGCCGGACGCAGACGCCAGAACCCGGGCGT is a window from the Phycisphaerae bacterium genome containing:
- the murC gene encoding UDP-N-acetylmuramate--L-alanine ligase; this translates as MTRIIATPDTARIPISTRPGVGSRQRHLQHWSSPFAAKRIHLIGVGGCGMSSLGGVLLRCGAIVSGSDLVEFKAAERLQEMGATIMIGQAPLNIQSDCDLVVYSAAVKDDNPELLEARRRGITCLKYAEMLGQVMKLRTGIAVSGTHGKSTTTAMLAFILRHAKADPTFVVGANVRQLDGSSGVGDGDAFIVEACEFDRSFLNLSPKFAAITNIEEDHLDCYDGLDAIIEAFRAFASLVPPEGAIIANGEDRSVVNAVCSARATVETFGVTEESVWRAERIDHVNGCYHFDVLYHGKPFIRAEMSSLPGRHQVYNGLVATALAHHAGISASAIAAALPHFAGAERRLTKRGEVGGILVLDDYGHHPTEIQVTLRAVREHYPDRRLWVVFQPHQHSRTRFLLNDFARSFGLADHLLVPDIYFVRDSEALRNAVSSANLVERVHANGGDALYLPKHEQIVDHLTTHAKPGDIVLTMGAGDVWKIADELVQRLA